From one Gracilibacillus salinarum genomic stretch:
- a CDS encoding beta-galactosidase, which translates to MKEIINESAITLGVCYYPEHWSEDLWESDFERMKALGFRYVRMAEFAWTIFEPCEGEFDFSLFDKAINLAGKYDLKVILGTPTATPPVWLTEKYPEVLNVSQDGVTYRHGSRRHYNYNSDKYRELSARITTKMAEHYHNNKNVVGWQIDNELNCEISVFYSDADHEKFREWLQEKYQSLNALNEAWGTVFWNQTYTDWNQVYLTRPTVNDSQNPHHALDEKRFISDSTIAFAKMQADIIRSYTKQQWVTTNGMFGHLDNHKLTQDILDFYAYDSYPNFNKIIEDTSVKPLQDRKWSLNLSTVRNLGGPFAIFEQQAGPGGWVNRIEQPTPKPGQLRLWTYQSLAHGADMILYFRWRTATKGSEIYWHGINDYHNLPNRRIAEIEQTSQEIQKIGSDLIGASYEANVAILTDYDNEWDGEEDVWYGPFLSESKEAWFKAFQYNHIPVDIYNLSETTTLDELKKYQVLVYPHAAILTEKTATLLEEYVAQGGKIVFGCRTGYKDKTGQPYMMAFPGYIKELAGVTVEDYTLLNHLQPSPTVQLFGQDKLDVHGFNEILHKEKDDVVFLGYYGNAYYANKPALSRRSHGNGCAYYFGGVFNFEIANAILADLNVPDYRNEFDLTDNVELAVRKKKDKTYYLLLNFSDSKQHVYLKRSMRDLISGKQLNGEVEIDGYDVFILSGKKV; encoded by the coding sequence ATGAAGGAGATTATCAATGAATCAGCAATTACACTAGGAGTCTGTTATTACCCGGAACATTGGTCAGAAGACTTATGGGAAAGTGATTTCGAAAGAATGAAAGCGCTAGGCTTTCGTTATGTCAGAATGGCGGAGTTTGCCTGGACCATATTTGAGCCGTGTGAAGGAGAATTTGATTTTAGTTTATTTGATAAAGCTATCAATCTAGCTGGGAAGTATGATTTGAAAGTAATTCTTGGTACACCTACTGCAACACCTCCAGTCTGGTTAACAGAAAAGTATCCGGAAGTATTGAATGTTTCACAGGATGGTGTCACTTATCGTCACGGCTCTCGCCGTCATTATAATTATAACTCAGATAAATATCGTGAACTGTCTGCAAGGATTACAACGAAAATGGCAGAGCATTACCACAATAATAAAAATGTTGTTGGCTGGCAAATTGATAATGAATTAAATTGTGAGATTAGTGTGTTTTATTCTGATGCTGATCATGAAAAATTTCGCGAATGGCTGCAGGAAAAATATCAATCCTTGAATGCGTTAAATGAAGCGTGGGGCACGGTGTTCTGGAATCAAACGTACACCGATTGGAATCAGGTCTATTTAACGAGACCAACCGTCAATGATTCCCAAAATCCGCATCACGCGCTGGATGAAAAACGATTTATATCAGATAGTACGATAGCCTTCGCCAAAATGCAGGCAGATATTATTCGAAGCTATACGAAGCAGCAATGGGTAACAACAAATGGGATGTTCGGTCATTTGGATAATCACAAATTGACGCAGGATATATTAGATTTCTATGCGTATGATTCTTATCCTAATTTTAATAAAATTATTGAGGATACTTCCGTTAAGCCATTACAGGATCGTAAATGGAGTCTTAATTTAAGTACAGTAAGAAATCTAGGTGGACCTTTTGCAATATTTGAACAACAGGCAGGTCCTGGTGGCTGGGTTAATCGTATTGAGCAGCCAACACCTAAACCAGGTCAATTACGGTTGTGGACGTATCAGTCCCTTGCACATGGTGCAGATATGATCCTCTATTTCCGCTGGAGAACAGCGACAAAAGGTTCTGAAATATACTGGCATGGCATCAATGATTATCATAACTTACCTAATCGCCGAATTGCTGAGATTGAGCAAACAAGTCAAGAAATTCAGAAGATTGGAAGCGATTTAATTGGTGCTAGTTACGAGGCAAACGTAGCCATTTTAACAGACTATGATAATGAGTGGGACGGGGAAGAAGATGTATGGTATGGACCATTTCTGAGTGAGAGTAAAGAGGCTTGGTTCAAAGCCTTTCAATATAATCATATTCCAGTAGACATATATAATCTGAGTGAGACAACAACGCTTGATGAATTAAAGAAATACCAAGTGCTTGTGTATCCACATGCCGCTATATTGACCGAAAAAACAGCAACGTTGCTAGAGGAATATGTGGCACAAGGTGGTAAGATCGTCTTTGGCTGCCGGACAGGGTACAAGGATAAAACTGGCCAGCCATATATGATGGCCTTTCCAGGTTATATTAAAGAATTAGCAGGCGTCACTGTGGAAGATTATACATTGCTGAATCATTTACAACCATCACCTACAGTCCAGCTGTTTGGCCAGGATAAACTGGACGTGCATGGATTTAATGAAATATTGCATAAGGAAAAAGACGATGTAGTGTTCCTGGGGTATTATGGTAATGCTTATTATGCTAACAAACCTGCCTTGTCTCGAAGAAGTCATGGAAATGGCTGCGCCTATTATTTTGGCGGAGTGTTTAATTTCGAGATTGCGAACGCCATTTTAGCGGATTTGAATGTACCGGATTATCGTAATGAATTCGATCTTACCGATAATGTCGAGCTTGCTGTACGTAAGAAAAAAGATAAGACTTATTATTTGCTGTTAAATTTTTCTGATAGCAAACAACATGTATATTTAAAGAGAAGTATGCGTGATTTGATTAGTGGAAAGCAATTAAATGGTGAAGTAGAAATAGATGGGTATGATGTGTTTATCTTGTCAGGTAAGAAAGTATAA
- a CDS encoding carbohydrate ABC transporter permease produces the protein MNNIYIKKSLLHFILIVGVVISLGPFYWMIVGATNPSGEVLSFPPTIVPGNYLLENLKNLSEAIPILKALFNSALIAVIFVGASLLVCSAAGYAFAKFKFKGSNVIFSSFLLAMMIPYQATIIPLFQIFGALDWINTYQAVILPQICYPFAIFLIRQNMKGIPDSMIEAARIDGAGEISIFFKLALPTMKPALAAVGIFLFTHQWNNFMWPLIVMTSSDKYTLPVALSTLAGLNSVDYGQLMLGTAISVLPIMVVFLFLQKHFVSGILGGSVKE, from the coding sequence ATGAACAATATTTATATAAAAAAATCATTATTGCATTTTATTCTGATTGTAGGTGTTGTGATTTCTTTAGGGCCTTTTTATTGGATGATCGTTGGAGCGACGAACCCATCAGGAGAAGTGTTAAGCTTTCCGCCCACGATCGTACCTGGAAATTATCTGCTGGAAAATCTCAAGAACTTAAGCGAAGCTATTCCGATTCTCAAAGCTCTGTTCAATTCAGCCTTGATAGCTGTTATTTTTGTTGGAGCCAGTTTACTTGTTTGTTCAGCGGCCGGTTACGCATTCGCAAAATTTAAGTTTAAAGGAAGTAATGTGATCTTTTCTAGCTTCTTGCTAGCAATGATGATTCCTTACCAAGCAACCATCATTCCGCTCTTTCAAATCTTTGGTGCATTAGACTGGATTAATACCTATCAGGCTGTGATTTTGCCGCAAATCTGCTATCCGTTTGCTATCTTTTTAATTAGACAGAACATGAAGGGGATTCCAGATTCTATGATTGAAGCTGCCAGAATCGATGGCGCAGGAGAGATCAGCATCTTTTTTAAATTAGCGTTACCAACCATGAAGCCTGCGTTAGCTGCAGTAGGGATTTTCTTGTTCACACACCAATGGAATAATTTTATGTGGCCGCTTATTGTGATGACGTCCAGTGATAAGTACACATTACCTGTTGCATTATCAACATTAGCAGGGTTAAATTCTGTCGACTACGGGCAATTAATGTTAGGGACAGCTATCTCGGTTTTGCCAATCATGGTTGTATTCTTATTTCTGCAAAAGCATTTTGTTTCTGGCATATTAGGTGGTTCTGTAAAAGAATAA
- a CDS encoding carbohydrate ABC transporter permease has protein sequence MTSTTKRLEASKTKKGFITPKTAPYIFVLPALLLFLAFTVYPIIASFLLSFQTRISGVYSFTGLDNYIRLFSDPVFYKALGNTFIILLVQVPVMLFLAVILAVLLQSKLLNMKGFYRVSFFTPAITSLVAASIIFILLLNTDYGLVNYILTSIGMERVPWLSNGLWAKISLIMVTTWRWTGYNMVILLAGLQNIPHDLYEAASIDGASSIKKFFHITIPQLKPVLLFCFVLSTIGSFQLFDEPYNLTGGGPNNATLTITYYLYNQGFGYFDFGYASAIAYVIVLFIAVLSWLQFKVVKE, from the coding sequence ATGACAAGTACAACGAAAAGACTGGAAGCTAGCAAAACGAAAAAAGGATTTATCACACCTAAAACAGCACCATATATTTTCGTGTTACCAGCGTTATTATTGTTTCTGGCTTTCACTGTTTATCCGATTATCGCATCGTTCTTATTAAGTTTTCAGACCAGAATCAGTGGTGTCTATTCTTTTACAGGGTTAGATAATTATATACGTTTATTCAGCGATCCTGTATTCTATAAAGCTTTAGGTAATACTTTTATCATCTTGCTGGTGCAGGTGCCCGTTATGTTATTTCTTGCTGTCATTCTGGCAGTGTTGTTACAATCAAAACTTTTAAATATGAAGGGCTTTTATCGAGTATCTTTCTTTACACCTGCCATAACTTCTCTGGTAGCGGCGTCTATTATTTTTATCTTGCTGCTTAATACGGATTATGGTCTGGTCAATTATATTTTGACATCAATAGGGATGGAGCGTGTCCCGTGGCTGAGTAATGGGCTTTGGGCTAAGATTTCATTAATTATGGTAACTACATGGAGATGGACTGGATACAACATGGTGATATTGCTTGCCGGATTGCAAAATATTCCACATGATCTATATGAAGCGGCCAGTATTGATGGCGCGAGTAGTATCAAAAAGTTTTTTCATATTACGATTCCACAGCTAAAGCCTGTTTTATTATTCTGTTTCGTGTTATCGACGATCGGGTCGTTTCAGTTATTTGATGAGCCATATAATTTAACAGGTGGAGGACCTAATAACGCTACACTGACGATTACTTATTATTTATATAATCAAGGCTTCGGTTATTTTGATTTCGGCTATGCCTCTGCAATTGCCTATGTGATTGTATTGTTTATTGCTGTACTATCGTGGCTTCAGTTTAAGGTGGTGAAAGAATAA
- a CDS encoding ABC transporter substrate-binding protein: MKKQYFSVFLITVMVLLLTACSGSGESAADVSIPQNPEDVEGDVTVWAWALEANYLEKDVLPAFEEKYPNVNVTIEHIGVDQVYQKVSAGLSSGGSGLPDVVQVENNRIHSFTDEFPDAFTNLSELGYDEHEDEFAEAKIAGLKDSDGNIIAMPRDLGPVAVLYRTDIFEEAGVDPASIETWNDYIAAGKKVLEQTGKYFLGTDGDGILRIMMQQQGSYYFDEDGKLDISSDAGEKAANILQQMKDSELITYTNNWDGQVAAMKNGEVATHPGAVWWSGTMIEQMPELAGKWDMFKLPAFEEGGTRASNDGGSALAIPSESDNKAAAYVFAEFATTDVDSQIKALTNRGLFPALTAAYEEPVFSEEQEYFNNQPFFKKFADIVPEIPAVNHDGAELEVRSVMGSEIEAFLLDDKPALEMLTEGEKQAVQQTGKETTE, from the coding sequence ATGAAGAAGCAATATTTTTCTGTTTTTCTTATTACTGTAATGGTTTTGTTGTTGACAGCGTGTAGTGGTTCTGGTGAAAGTGCAGCGGATGTATCGATTCCGCAGAATCCGGAAGACGTAGAAGGAGATGTGACAGTTTGGGCTTGGGCCTTGGAAGCAAACTACTTGGAGAAAGATGTGCTTCCAGCATTTGAAGAGAAGTATCCAAATGTCAACGTAACGATCGAACACATTGGAGTCGATCAAGTATATCAAAAGGTAAGTGCAGGATTGTCCAGTGGAGGAAGTGGCTTACCAGATGTTGTTCAAGTAGAAAATAATCGAATTCATTCTTTCACTGATGAATTTCCGGATGCCTTTACGAATTTAAGTGAACTAGGCTATGACGAGCATGAAGACGAATTTGCAGAAGCGAAAATAGCAGGATTAAAAGATAGCGATGGAAATATTATAGCAATGCCTCGAGATTTGGGACCTGTCGCTGTCCTTTACCGCACGGATATTTTTGAAGAGGCGGGAGTCGATCCGGCAAGTATTGAAACCTGGAATGACTATATTGCAGCCGGTAAAAAGGTATTAGAACAAACCGGCAAGTACTTTTTAGGTACGGACGGTGACGGTATTTTAAGAATTATGATGCAACAGCAAGGCAGTTATTACTTTGATGAAGACGGTAAATTAGATATATCATCCGACGCCGGTGAAAAAGCGGCAAATATATTACAACAGATGAAAGATAGTGAATTGATTACGTATACAAATAACTGGGACGGACAAGTGGCAGCCATGAAAAATGGAGAAGTTGCAACACATCCAGGTGCAGTATGGTGGAGTGGTACGATGATTGAACAAATGCCTGAACTCGCTGGAAAATGGGATATGTTTAAGCTTCCAGCCTTTGAAGAAGGTGGAACACGTGCTTCCAATGATGGTGGCTCTGCGTTGGCTATTCCATCTGAATCTGATAATAAGGCAGCAGCATATGTATTTGCGGAATTTGCGACGACTGACGTTGATTCGCAGATTAAAGCATTGACAAACAGAGGATTGTTTCCAGCTTTAACAGCGGCATATGAAGAGCCAGTTTTCTCCGAGGAACAGGAATATTTTAATAATCAGCCATTCTTCAAGAAGTTTGCTGATATTGTGCCAGAAATTCCTGCTGTCAATCATGATGGTGCTGAACTAGAAGTGCGATCGGTTATGGGCAGTGAAATAGAAGCCTTTCTGTTAGATGATAAGCCGGCACTGGAGATGTTGACCGAAGGAGAGAAACAGGCAGTACAACAAACTGGGAAGGAAACAACAGAATAA
- a CDS encoding helix-turn-helix domain-containing protein — protein MCNEFFTKKETLLYTAYETLGIPIMIIRDQGKLSCIPEDFPLNPLFPNVKDFINNTDLLTEQFSLIETDYSEKFVSISFEHHLEKGWLIIGPTVYPEPKSIAIEQLLSHLQKKYLLDEMEDYYLSLPVIDRSILLKSSNLIFYLLFHEQINLHQQLSIIDKDINGEKMPKHIQYIDQKRQNASFHHDPLLERKCYQFIEDGNTSEVIPYFKAFTSRPDFEHAILSTRSELRNQQNLTIALVTQATRAAIRGGVHPEIAYSLGDAFIQQSEGMTTPDRVIKLKEEIMYEFASKVAKSKKLQYTKVISQCQAHIYKHLYDKELGLEKLADDMQINKKYLSNLFKKEVGISISSYIQKVKVDEAKKLMFYSNYTLIQICSLLNFSDQSYFTKIFKKHTKMTPRQFLQKPLI, from the coding sequence ATGTGCAATGAATTCTTTACAAAAAAAGAAACACTCTTATATACGGCCTATGAAACGTTGGGCATTCCTATAATGATTATCCGTGACCAAGGCAAGTTGAGCTGCATACCTGAAGATTTCCCATTAAATCCCCTCTTTCCTAACGTCAAGGATTTTATCAATAATACGGATCTTCTAACTGAACAGTTCAGTCTAATTGAAACAGACTACTCTGAAAAATTTGTTAGCATCTCATTTGAACATCACCTCGAGAAGGGCTGGCTAATTATTGGTCCAACTGTTTATCCCGAACCCAAAAGCATTGCTATCGAACAGTTACTTTCTCACTTGCAAAAGAAATACCTCCTGGATGAAATGGAGGATTATTATTTATCACTCCCCGTCATCGATCGAAGCATATTACTTAAAAGTAGTAATCTCATTTTTTATTTATTATTCCATGAGCAAATAAATCTTCATCAGCAATTATCTATTATAGATAAGGATATAAATGGTGAGAAGATGCCAAAACACATTCAATATATTGATCAAAAAAGACAAAATGCATCTTTTCACCACGATCCTTTACTCGAAAGAAAATGTTATCAATTTATCGAGGATGGGAACACTTCAGAAGTCATACCTTACTTTAAAGCATTTACAAGCAGACCAGATTTCGAACACGCTATACTTTCTACAAGAAGTGAATTGCGAAATCAACAAAACCTAACCATTGCACTTGTCACCCAGGCTACACGTGCAGCAATTCGAGGAGGCGTTCATCCTGAAATTGCTTACTCATTAGGAGATGCATTTATTCAGCAATCAGAAGGAATGACTACTCCTGATCGCGTGATAAAATTAAAAGAAGAAATTATGTATGAATTTGCATCCAAAGTAGCCAAGAGTAAAAAATTGCAATACACCAAAGTAATCAGCCAATGTCAGGCACATATATACAAACATTTATACGACAAAGAACTTGGGTTAGAAAAGCTAGCAGATGACATGCAAATAAATAAAAAATATTTGTCCAATTTATTCAAAAAAGAAGTAGGTATATCTATCAGTTCCTATATTCAAAAGGTAAAGGTCGATGAAGCAAAAAAACTTATGTTTTATTCCAACTATACACTCATTCAGATTTGCAGTTTGTTAAATTTTTCTGATCAAAGCTATTTTACAAAAATCTTTAAAAAACATACGAAAATGACACCACGCCAATTTTTGCAAAAACCTTTAATATAG
- a CDS encoding PTS fructose transporter subunit IIABC: MRITELLGKELIILEAEAQTKEQIIEELANQLGNNHYLHDQKQFTQAIWDRENQTSTGIGDHVAIPHAKTKAVSKPAIAFARSKDGIDYDSLDGQPTHLFFMIAASEGANNDHLQTLSRLSTLLMDEDFRNQLMEANSIDELIEMVDAKEQEKLGEELADNSSSSEEKGPEILAVTGCPTGIAHTYMAADALKDKAKALGVSIKVETNGSDGVKNRLTAEEIEQAKAIIVASDTKVEMERFAGKQVLRKAVTDGIRKPEELIQTAINGEASVYQSEGGGEGASSGGSRSGFYKHLMNGVSNMLPFVVGGGVLIAISFFFGIHSAEQGHEQYNEFAAALKAIGGEYGFGLMVAVLAGFIGMSIADRPGFAPAMIGGFMASSGDAGFLGGLVAGFLGGYVALLVKRLLKDLPKSFDGIKTILFYPVMNIFITGLIMYVLIEPMASIMSGLESWLGGLTGANALLLGLILGGMMAVDMGGPINKTAFTFGIAMIEAGNLGPHAAVMAGGMVPPLALALATTFFRKKFTKEEQDAGKTNYALGAFFITEGAIPFAAADPGRVIPSIVVGSAVAGGLSMLFGAGLPAPHGGVFVILAIEGNSWLYLLAILIGAVISALMIGFWKKPIQK, encoded by the coding sequence ATGAGAATTACAGAATTGCTCGGTAAAGAGTTGATTATATTAGAGGCAGAAGCCCAAACGAAAGAGCAGATTATTGAAGAATTAGCAAATCAGCTTGGCAACAATCATTATTTACATGACCAGAAACAGTTCACACAAGCGATTTGGGATCGTGAAAACCAGACTAGTACCGGAATTGGAGATCATGTTGCCATTCCACATGCCAAGACAAAAGCGGTGTCCAAGCCTGCAATTGCTTTTGCCAGATCCAAGGATGGTATTGATTATGATTCATTAGATGGTCAGCCGACCCATTTATTTTTTATGATAGCAGCAAGTGAAGGTGCTAATAATGATCATTTACAAACATTATCAAGATTATCAACATTGTTAATGGATGAGGACTTTCGTAATCAACTAATGGAAGCGAATTCCATAGATGAATTAATAGAAATGGTAGATGCAAAAGAACAAGAAAAACTGGGTGAAGAGCTTGCAGACAATAGCAGTTCTAGTGAGGAAAAAGGACCGGAAATTTTAGCAGTGACTGGCTGCCCGACTGGTATTGCCCATACGTATATGGCAGCTGACGCATTGAAAGATAAAGCAAAAGCATTAGGGGTCTCGATAAAAGTAGAAACAAATGGTTCTGATGGTGTCAAAAACCGTTTGACAGCAGAAGAAATTGAACAGGCAAAAGCAATTATTGTTGCTTCTGATACAAAAGTGGAAATGGAACGTTTTGCTGGGAAACAAGTGTTACGAAAAGCAGTAACAGACGGAATTAGAAAGCCGGAAGAATTGATTCAAACCGCAATAAACGGAGAGGCATCTGTCTACCAAAGTGAGGGTGGCGGTGAAGGTGCAAGCTCTGGAGGCAGCAGATCAGGATTTTATAAGCACTTGATGAATGGTGTGTCCAATATGCTTCCGTTCGTCGTTGGTGGCGGTGTACTAATTGCGATTTCTTTTTTCTTCGGTATTCATTCAGCTGAGCAGGGTCATGAACAATATAATGAATTTGCCGCGGCTTTAAAAGCGATTGGCGGTGAGTATGGCTTTGGCTTAATGGTTGCTGTCTTAGCTGGTTTTATCGGGATGAGTATTGCGGATAGACCTGGTTTTGCACCAGCTATGATCGGTGGTTTTATGGCATCAAGTGGTGATGCTGGATTTTTAGGTGGTTTGGTTGCCGGGTTCCTAGGTGGTTATGTCGCATTACTTGTAAAACGTCTGCTTAAAGACTTGCCAAAATCGTTTGATGGGATTAAAACGATCCTTTTCTATCCTGTCATGAACATTTTTATTACTGGACTGATTATGTATGTATTGATTGAACCGATGGCCTCTATTATGTCAGGACTGGAATCTTGGCTTGGTGGATTAACTGGTGCTAACGCCTTGTTACTAGGCTTGATTTTAGGTGGTATGATGGCGGTTGATATGGGTGGACCAATTAACAAAACCGCCTTCACATTCGGAATTGCCATGATCGAAGCTGGTAACTTAGGTCCGCACGCAGCGGTAATGGCAGGTGGGATGGTACCGCCATTAGCACTTGCCCTAGCAACGACGTTTTTCCGTAAAAAGTTCACCAAAGAAGAACAAGATGCTGGAAAAACCAATTATGCCTTAGGTGCCTTCTTTATCACGGAAGGGGCTATCCCGTTTGCTGCAGCAGATCCCGGACGTGTTATTCCGTCGATTGTAGTAGGTTCTGCTGTTGCTGGAGGATTATCGATGCTGTTTGGTGCAGGTTTACCAGCTCCGCATGGCGGCGTGTTTGTTATTCTGGCAATAGAAGGGAATAGCTGGTTGTATTTGCTTGCTATTCTAATTGGAGCAGTTATTTCAGCGTTAATGATCGGGTTTTGGAAGAAGCCCATTCAAAAATAA
- the pfkB gene encoding 1-phosphofructokinase yields MIYTITLNPAIDYVVKVNSFEKGGINRSQYDYKEAGGKGINVSRVLQQFGQASTALGFVGGFTGKFITDSLTEMKIPYDFVQLQQDTRINMKIKTETDETEVNGLSPTIGEAEYQALLAKLKHLNEGDIVVLAGSLPHSLYKAVYREMVSLLHEQGALAVLDTSGTPLKEAIQASPAFIKPNHHELAELFEEEVREDHDIVRLANRLHQENGINHVLVSMANAGAIYVGDGGIFKLHAPKGKAVHSVGAGDSAVAGFIYKWNDTKDARKAATYAIAAGSATAFSKTLCTQAETDVLLEQVEVIDLSQR; encoded by the coding sequence ATGATTTACACCATTACATTAAATCCAGCAATTGACTATGTCGTAAAGGTTAATTCCTTTGAGAAAGGCGGGATCAACCGCAGTCAATATGATTACAAAGAAGCGGGTGGAAAAGGAATTAACGTATCCCGCGTGCTGCAACAGTTTGGTCAAGCCTCGACAGCACTGGGATTTGTCGGTGGATTCACTGGTAAATTTATCACCGATAGTTTAACAGAGATGAAGATTCCGTATGACTTTGTCCAGTTGCAGCAAGATACACGGATTAATATGAAAATAAAAACAGAAACAGATGAAACAGAAGTAAATGGTCTTTCACCGACAATTGGAGAAGCAGAATACCAAGCATTACTAGCCAAACTAAAACATTTAAATGAAGGTGACATCGTTGTTTTGGCAGGGAGTTTGCCACATTCACTTTACAAAGCTGTATATCGTGAAATGGTTTCACTATTGCATGAGCAAGGAGCACTGGCGGTATTAGATACCAGTGGGACACCGTTAAAGGAAGCAATTCAAGCGAGTCCTGCTTTCATCAAGCCCAACCACCATGAGTTAGCGGAATTGTTTGAGGAAGAAGTACGTGAGGATCATGACATTGTTCGGTTGGCTAATCGTCTGCATCAGGAAAACGGTATTAATCATGTCTTAGTATCGATGGCAAATGCAGGTGCTATTTATGTTGGTGATGGCGGAATATTCAAGTTGCATGCACCAAAAGGTAAAGCGGTTCATTCGGTTGGTGCAGGAGATTCTGCGGTAGCTGGTTTCATCTACAAATGGAACGATACAAAAGATGCCAGGAAAGCTGCAACGTATGCAATTGCAGCTGGCAGTGCAACCGCATTTTCTAAAACACTTTGTACGCAAGCGGAAACGGATGTACTACTAGAACAGGTTGAAGTAATAGATTTATCACAGCGCTAA
- a CDS encoding DeoR/GlpR family DNA-binding transcription regulator: MLTIERQELILSLLKEQDVVTVKQFCETANASESTIRRDLTELEKKQYIKRVHGGASLLKKKREEPTILEKSTQHQHEKSMIAQKAASFIEQGDTVYLDAGTSTMELIPFLADKEVVVVTNGIPHVQLLIESGIETYVISGKAKKGTAALIGTKAVDAIKEFHFDKSFLGINGIHLEQGLTTPDPEEASVKRTAIAQSQASYMLADPSKFGEIAFANVAQLSEVSIITTNGISQEQLREIRKQSTLEVVEI; this comes from the coding sequence TTGTTAACTATAGAACGGCAAGAATTAATTTTATCTCTTTTGAAAGAACAAGATGTTGTTACCGTTAAACAATTCTGTGAAACGGCCAATGCTTCTGAATCAACGATCCGCAGGGATTTAACGGAGTTAGAAAAGAAACAGTATATTAAACGTGTGCATGGAGGTGCCTCTCTATTAAAAAAGAAGAGAGAGGAGCCTACCATTCTAGAAAAATCAACCCAGCATCAGCACGAGAAAAGCATGATTGCCCAAAAAGCAGCCTCTTTTATTGAGCAAGGAGACACAGTATACCTAGATGCGGGAACCTCCACAATGGAATTAATCCCATTCTTAGCGGATAAGGAAGTTGTTGTCGTCACAAACGGTATTCCACATGTGCAATTATTAATCGAAAGTGGTATTGAGACATATGTCATTTCAGGGAAGGCGAAGAAAGGAACGGCAGCATTAATTGGCACGAAAGCAGTTGATGCGATTAAAGAATTTCATTTTGATAAGAGTTTTCTTGGGATTAATGGGATTCATCTTGAGCAGGGCTTAACAACCCCCGACCCAGAGGAGGCAAGTGTGAAACGGACAGCCATTGCACAATCACAGGCAAGCTATATGTTAGCAGACCCATCGAAATTCGGAGAAATTGCATTCGCGAATGTTGCACAGCTTTCAGAAGTTAGCATTATCACAACAAACGGCATCTCACAAGAGCAACTAAGAGAAATACGTAAGCAATCAACGTTGGAGGTAGTAGAAATATGA